In Osmerus mordax isolate fOsmMor3 chromosome 27, fOsmMor3.pri, whole genome shotgun sequence, the sequence AAATATGGGAGTAGTCTTGCCAAAACAAGGAGAGCTGAAGAAGAAAGTGTAATTACACAGATCACCACCTCTCTTGTTCAAAAGCCTGTTGAAAGTCTTTCGGAGGTTTCTTGAAGCATGGACATAGCGATCCACAAACTGGCATTACAACATGGACAATATTCGTACAAATTAAGTCTCCCCGGTCAGTTGTTGTCTTATTTATGCGAATGCGATACAGAAAATACTATTTTACAGCATcgcatagcacaaaggaaaaaatacTAAAGTTAATGTAAACATAGCAGACAACTCACTCAACAATTGTAGCTCCATGTAGGCTAATGACTTCTGTAATGtactaaatgtctagatgtttgtggtgatAAAAAAATTCAACAGAAAACCAATATAATACGTTTTGATCAACATCACATAAGCAAATTATTACGTAGGAAACAGTAGACAAATGAAGGCGACATAATTATTTGCATGAATGtgccacagcattggcaatttgtttaaaatagtGAGAAATGTATTTCACAATGTGCATAAGTGATTAGAATAGATTAAATtaaacaagtacttcagagattacAGAGATTTTcgattgtgatctgagaaatataggtaccaaagccactgagaagaactgtcatcaccagctgcattaTGGgcatctatctataattccagaaatctgtgggTGTCACCAACAACATcccgggcactgtgcactatctatagttcaagtaatctgttttggtgtgtttcactgacatcttaatcaccgactgcatcacgggcactgtgcattataattttatttattttttatttcagtaATATTATAATTTTATTATAAAGTCCAACGGAATGGTAGTTCGATGAATCAGATTATCTGAGACATCAAATTGGAATTTAATCTGAGAATATAGTTATTTTCATATCAAGGCATGAAATTATGGGATTATGGTATTATTTGGTGGAGCGTTGATTATTTCTTGACCATTTGTCAGATGTATAATTTGATAAGGCACTATGATCAAAAAGTACTTTCTTATTCTGCAGTGGGAGACTTGTAGTGCTTGTACTATGGTATGatgaagtcgctctggataagagcgtctgctaaatgactgaatgaatgaaaggGATTGCTTATCTTCACGCGATAGACCGAGCACAAACAATGACATTATTTTTGGCTCAATGCTGACAAACTTTCCCTTTTTCTTACTTTCTTGGATCATATAGGAACTACATCTGTTAATAGAAGTGCAGGAAAGCAGATAGGCAGCTGTGCTGCTTATCTCacctgcatgcatgtgtgtgctgagcCAAGGTCCTGCTCGGCCCAGCAGAGTACCAGAACCAGAGCACATCTATGAATGCCAATGGCCCTGGACAGAAAACCTTGGAATAATTCATGAAAAGGTATTTTAGTATAAGAGATGAGCTGCCCTTTTGTATGGCCTTCTCTGTGCTCCGGTATTGATTGAGCAGTAGAATTTAGCGTGTACATTTTTCCAGCTTGCCTGTGAAATTGCACACATCCATAGGTTTGCTCTGGAGTTTGATGTCTGGGAGGATACATTTCCTTCATTTTGATTGTATTATTCTTTGATTTGTGAACCCATTTTCATATTTTTCCATATCAGTGCACAGTTCCTATGAAAGGCCTCTCCTCGCACTCTACAAATCTCCAGAATCTGTGTGAATTGTGAATGTGTATTGTGAAAATATCAAACATAACTAAAGTACTAGACTACCTGCCTCCTACTCACCATTCCTCCTTGTCCAGATACCTGGACGTCTACCCTACAGTACAATCATTATTGAATGTAAGTTTGAAGGATAAAATATCTCTAAATTGGCTATGAACTGCAATAAGGTCAGTTGGTAGGTAAGGTATGGTAGGTATTGCAGCTGTGCTTTGATTTACAATACATACTGCCTGCTGTTGAAAGTGTACACAACATTAAATGCAAATTATTTGGGATATACTATTTTGTCACATAATTGTGCCTCAAACTGACACAGACAGTGTCAGTTTGAGGCTTATAATGTATAATAATCATTTGTATTGGTCGGCTATTGTATCATTGGGGAGCTTTCCTCTGCTGTGTAGAGTGCTGTGGGTCTGAATAGCCAGAAGAACATGCAGGCTTGCATACTGCGACCCGCAGGAATTATGTCATCCTGGCACTTTCGGTGTAATCTACTGTATCAGACATAATACTGCATCCAACAGTACACACCAAAACTTGTTTGAAATAACAAGTAATAGTACAGGAGGGTAATATGCCATTTGAAAGGAAGTAATTGTCTCTCCTGGCCACACTTTACCCTTcaacagtttttttgtttttttcttgtgtCCCCAACAGCCTCTACGGATGCATTGTAACTGCTGTGCTCTGGTGACCAGCTCAGGCCACCTCACAAGCAGCCAGAGGGGGGCCGAGATTGACCGCACAGAGTGCGTCATCCGCATGAACGATGCCCCCACGGCCGGCTACCATCGTGATGTGGGCAGGCGAACCAGCCTGCGTGTCATTGCGCACTCCAGCCTGCAGAGAGTGCTATTGAGCAAACAGGAGCTGCTCAATTCCAGCCAGGACACCGTGTTTCTCTTCTGGGGGCCCAGTAACTGCATGAGAAAGGACGGAAAAGGAATAGTTTACAATAACCTCCTCCTGGTCAATAAGATGCTACCGAAACTCAAGGTGTTCATTGTCTCTCGTCTGAAAATGCCTAAGTTTGACGAGCTCTTCAAGAAGGAGACTGGAAAAGATAGGCGAGTTGAAAGTTCTGGGGGGGTTTTGTTAAGTTTTTTTGTCAATGAAGTTGTGTTTCAGTGAATAAGTCAAAGATTTGAGCACAGTGTGTTATTCCCTTGAAGCACAGGCAGGCACAAGTGGCTTTTTGGCTACTGGTTTATTTGCAGCTCTTTTCTCCAAATCCAGCTTgaaaaccaaacacacagtATTGAGAAAATACAGGGACCATGTCATCTTAACATAAAACAACAGCATGGACAGCACGTGGAAAAACATTTTACCAAAgtcacatacagacatacaaaacCCCTTGTAGACTGCAGTGCTACAAAAGGGAATGGTCTTCCCTCCTTATAAAAGTTCACATAGAACAGAAGTATGTTGTGACCAGCATAAACTTTTTAAATGGCACATATAATATCCTGTTTGCTATTTGCTTGCCAAAGTCTTACTTAGAGCAGCCCAACAAGACTTACTTGAATTCAAGCTGagacttcaaaataaaagtactCTTACTTGTTCTAAATGAAATAGTGGATAACTAACTAATGTAATTTACATGAACTTTCAataatgacatttacatttacatttacatttattcatttagcagacgcttttatccaaagcgacttccaagagagagctttacaaagtgcataggtcactgatcataacaacaagatagccaaaaaacatcgcgagtagccaaaacatgaagcacacattgtgaacaaccaaagtaagtgccaaagggaagaaccataagagcatgtagttaaacaagtcacaaccaaacaacatgaacagctataagtgcaagtgtacctgtgggaaaaagcaagcaacagtaataaaacaatatttacattacatttacatttacattttagtcatttagcagacgctcttatccagagcgacttacagtaagtacagggacattcccccgaggcaagtagggtgaagtgtcttgcccaaggacacagcgtcagttggcatgaccgggaatcgaactggcaaccttcggattaccagcctgactccctcaccgctcagccacctgactccctgacattaTTCTTAAGAAAGGTAGACAAATATTATACACAATGTAATGACAACAGTTACACAATGCTTTGGAGTATTTGAAGTACTATAAAGACGACATAcatctttttttacatttgtacaGGGCCAGGAATTCCAATATCCAACCCATACAGTTGCATTTATGGGATTATAAATCTCACAATGCATCACCCAGGCTTCAAATGGACTATCATAGCCTCATATCATAAAGTAAATCCTCTTAAAACCTGACATCTATGGCTTTGACCTAAATCCCTACAGTGTTTGTAGTTTACTTAGTTACGTAAGCTCTCTGTGCTAAGACATTTACTAGGATAGGTCTAATGCTCAAATTAAATGGAAGATGATGCAGTTTGGATTTATTGTATTATACATGGAACAGAGAGCTGCTTGAATACCAAATCATTAATcagcattgattgattgatgatCAAATGTGACCTGCTCAGATATCTAGATGCATGACAGGTAGTCTACTGTGCACAGGTTAGATGGTATTGGGGGTGCTTTGTTATCTGCCAATAGGAAGACAGTGAGAGAAGCTCACACAGTTTGCAAGAAGATATACTGTAGCTAAACTAGGATTTGGAGATGAGACAAATTGCAGGTCCAAACAGACTCAACTTGGCAGCAGCCCTGGCATTGTCAGTGCCCCCTGGCAAAGGACACCCCAGCTAACAGGATCAACCCAGACAGCAGTGGCATGACTGCCAGATGAGATATCTCCAGAGAGACACTGGATAGTCCAGACTCAAGAAACATCCCCACTGATTGTTCTCACTACACAATAGCATTCCATTCTACTGCATTCCTTAAACAAATATTTACCGACGTCCAAGTGAACGATCATTTGTTCTTTCATTTAAATACAACGGGAAAAGTATTTCATTATTTACCTCGGTGACTAAACATGAGTAGAAAAAGTTAACGACTGTGGTTTGCAGGAAAGTGGTCAAAATGCTTGTTCATTCTGGTTTGAACTCCATAACATTGAGATGCAGTCCGATAAAACATTGTGAACATTTTTGTATGTAATTCTGTGTATCTCATCCTCAGAAGGGTATCCAACTCATGGCTGAGCACAGGCTGGTTCACCATGGCTATAGCTTTGGAGCTGTGTGACAGCATTAATGTTTATGGCATGGTGGCTCCTGACTTCTGTAGGTATGTACCAACTTAAAGAATTTCAGCACTACTTGAATAGATTATAACTGCTTAGTATATTAACTACGCATGTATTCTTGTAGGAGCAGAGGGTGGGATGGGAGGATGGAAGAGGGATGGATCCAGTTATAAGTCTGACATCAAAAGATTAGATTAAATTTCAACTCTGTGCTGAGATTATTTGGGCTCCTCTCAGCTTTAAGTCTATGATGGTGTGCACTAGGGAATGGTATTACTGTAGACTTGATAAGCAGATGTTGGCACATCAATGTTGTATgatcttttttctctttccccacacctTCCCTTTTGTATCCTCCTCCTCGAGGTCtttccaccatccctccatgcCCTATCATTACTACGAGCCTTCAGGTCCTGATGAGTGTGCCATGTACCTCTCCCATGAACAAGGCCGTGGCGGCAGCCACCATCGCTTCATTACGGAGAAGACAGTGTTTGCCAACTGGGCACGGACCTTCAACATCCACTTCTACCAACCGGACTGGCTACCAGCCCCCTTCCCCGCAACAAACAGCTCCCACATCCCTGGTCCAGCTGGCTCCTGAGACTCCCCAGACTTGTCCCGTCTCCCAGCCTGGCCTCCCAAAAATGAGTTTGTGTATTTGGATTGGAGCTGTTGATTTTATTCCTAATCCTTATGGCTGCCTTTGGGAGCAGCAGCGTGACTACTGGTAGCTGTTGCCACTGCTGTCTGAGTATGGAGAGTCACAGAAGGAGGTGGATGATTACTGTTTGGACTGGAACGTATGGGTCGTGATTTTAAAAGTTAACTGTTTATGCTTGAATGTAAAATCAAACAAGCCATAAACTGATAACTGTTTTAACTGTATATTTTGCTATCTTGTACTGCAGGTAcactctacaggtacactcttgcacttttgagtttcatgttgtttaattgtaacttgtttaactgcatgctcttatggttcttctctttggcacttatttggtttttcacaatgtatgcttcatgttttggctgctcgcaatgtcttttgtaaagctctctcttggaagtcgctttggataaaagcgtctgctaaatgcataaatgtaaatgtatttgtatagtacTTTTTAGTCATTTGTTCATGAACAGAAATGTGTATTTACAATATCCTTAGCTAAGATCATATGATAGAAAGACAGATTTACAGTGTGACTGAAACAACTTTTTGGGGGTTTAAAAACCCAATGTCACACCAAATAGGCTTTTTTTGTATAGATAGGCCTACTACAGAGCAAGTAGAAGTTCACGCCACTACAAATGCACAAACAAAAGTGTTTGAGATCCGAATTTGTGAGATCAAACCATAGACTGTAGTCTGTATAAAGATGGAAGACGCATCTCCACTTCCAAAATATCCCGATACAggatttttttatttgtatgatGTGTGATGTCATTTGAAGACAGAGTCTGAGCAGTAGTGATCGGGTGGTGGAGCCGTGGTGTCGAGAGGTAACATATGTCAAAATAAGCATTTGCGTGAAGTGGTCAGTTCTGATTAAGATGTTCTTTGGACCCCGGCCATCTGGTTCAAGTGACAGATAATCCATGCAGACTGTATGTATGCAGACTATAGGCTTCAGACTGCAGGATTTGACTTTTTCATCAATATTGGCTGACAAATGTGGCCAGTAGAAGCAAATGCGAATGAGATCCAGTCAATTCCCATATGACCAATCCATGCAAcatttttctttgtctctctgtactTTGTTGGAAGAAAATGTCTTGCTCGTGCATGCATTTCCTGTACAGAACTCCGTTgtcaaatatagctgcaagcagcaatgagggggGCAAGCAGATCAAATGACTCAAAACACACTGGGAAGAAAAAGCTTCCAGATAATGAGTGCTCATTTTAGACAACTTCAGAAAAGGTTTCCGAGtacacacaccaagtttggtgtgaatacaTCAACAAACTTGGACGGCTAACCCCTGATTtcgattggctctaccggacaaatggtttgaaaatcaaaaatccatcTGATACTCTTTGTGAGGCTTGgactgaagatcatctatgccAAATCTGAtcatttttgtaaaatgtctggTCTGTGACACgttttaaagatcccatgacatgctatttttggatgcttttatataggccccTAGGTCCCctgatactgtatctgaagtttctTTCCCGAATTTCAGCCtttgtgcagaattacagccactacgagcagtcccacaatgagctttcctaaGGATGTGCTgtttctgtagctttaaatgctatgatgaagaaagaggcggggctgattgccatgcttcggtcgtttgcaagccatgatgtctcgaggaaaaccaatatcgcgctcgcacggtcgtagctaattttctcattggtgggtaGGTAACCTTTGCTCTTATGACGTCATAAAAccagcattttcaaaaccgagcgctTCAGCcttaattttctcaaaggcggagaagaatatccagggcttggtttacacctatcaaaatttctagccactgggggaccaaagacatgctaggggaactcatattaatgttaaataaccgcctaaagtgaacatttcatgtcatggacCTTTAACACCTTTGAATAAAATCCAATATGGTGACCGTATCAATTATATTGACATGACAGGTTAACATGTGTCAGGCTTTGGATTTAACAAGATGGAATAACTTTATTAAGGCAAACACATTAATAGTTATTAGCCAAAATGCCCTTTTGCTTCCTgcaacatttttgaaaatcgggcATAGTGTTCAAAAAATGTGGTGCCTAAACGCACCTCCAACTTTGACTCGATGGTGGCTCTAGAGTGCTCCAATGGGGGACAAGAAACTTGGTGAAAAGGATCAGGagactgtccccaatgagtgtgccaaatttcacaatgTTTTACCTCACAGTCCTTGGGGCTGCCATAGATTCCaatgggaagagaagaagaggatgtaaaaataagaaaaggtagaaacacaataGGTTGCCTACACAGCTACCCTGCTTGGCCCCCAATTACAAGTTTATCCAGATCCCTTAGCATGAACAGTACTTCTCTATCCTCCCGTTGCATAACACGGTAAGGAATTTTCAAGTGGTGTCAATGTCAATGATTGCTGCTGAATGTAGGGTAACATTGTAGTTCTGCAGGCCCAACTTGCAGTGACAATTTGGGAAGAGTGCTTGATCCCAACCACAGGTTGACAATTCTGCTGGGCTACTATCTACATCCATAGAAAGACACTCTATGATGGTCAGTGGATGAGCCCCCCCTTCAGTTTAAGTAGTTCTGTTAAACTCATTTCATGTTTATGTCAGACAGCTTTGACAGCCCATTTGGAGAAGACTGATTCAGGGTCCGTCTTTACAAAGTGAGCCATTCAACTGCAGTAATCCTTCATCCTGTGCTTCTGTATGGCTACCAGACTCTATAAGCATCGGGATAGACCATAGGTATCCTGATTTTGTTTGCCTGCTCTGTACTGTATATTGAAATGAAAGTTGGCAGCAAGCTACCAGTTTCCTGCAGCATCATGCTTGGCAGACATCAAAACTTAAGTCCATAGGTTATTGTCTGTCAGGATTGCAAACTTAACTCTAGAGATAGTATAGAATTCTGTCTGTGACAGCCTACTTGAAAGCTAAAAACTGGTTTGCTGTAGGGTACCTCCTTTTACCATTACGCTCTTGTGACCATCCTGCACTTGGTATTGAGCCACACCCAGTCCATGGAAACTGCAGTCGGTCTGCACGATATAGGGTAAATTGGGATTGTCAAATCCTAAAACAGGGGCAGTTTTCAACTTCTCTATTATGAGTTTGAATGCATCTTCTCATGTTGCAGTCCATTTACAGTTAAAAGTTTGCTTTAGATCTGCATCATAGAAAGACATTTGTCACTGTGTTTCTTCTGAAGTAGGGATAAGACCGGGTGGTCAGAGgtttagcaatttttttatagtCTTTGACAAATCTTCGGTAGTACTCTGTAAATCTTTAAAATGATTTGCGCTCACTGATGTTTTGTAGGCCTTGGCTGTTGTCAGGACTGTGATTTTATCAGGGTCGGTCTTCACTACATCTTCAGAGACCACATAGCGTACTTGGGAGgatgtacttacatttacatttagtcatttagcagacgctcttatccagagcgacttacagtaagtacagggacattcccccgaggcaagtagggtgaagtgccttgcccaaggacacaacgtcagttgactccctcaccgctcagccacctgaccccaggtgactccctcaccgctcagccacctgacccccctacTTGGGACATATAATAAAGCACATTTGAACTTTGACTACTTTCAAATAACTTCAGACAGCAACAACAAGCAACCTAAAATGATTTAACCATGGAAACAACAGACTGAAATCACTGTATCTTAAAATGACATGAACATTGCCACAACAGACTgtaattaaatgactttgacatgGCACTTAGTTTTACCTATAGGCCATCTGGAGGCAATGCGACTCTTCTTTTAGACCAAATTGTCTGTGGCACTTCGGAAAGCACCGCTGGAGTATGGAAATTCAAAGGTGGTCGCTGTttcttacttacatttacatttattcatttagcagacgcttttatccaaagcgacttccaagagagagcttttcaaagtgcataggtcactgatcataacaacaagatagccaaaaaacatcgcgagtagccaaaacatgaagcacacattgtgaacaaccaaagtaagtgccaaagggaagaaccataagagcatgtagttaaacaagtcacaaccaaacaacatgaacagctataagtgcaagtgtacctgtggaaaaaagcaagcaacagtaataaaacaatatatcacagcgagaaccaaaaatttttatcagttaccactaaccacaagagcaacaagtctctaagcacgagtcattgtgatccttgaggaaactaacatcgggtcaagcgaaccgttcctaagtaccgttgtactcccggaacaagtgcgtcttgagccttttcttgaaggtggagagacagtcagtgtctctgatggaggtggggagttgattccaccactggggggccagacaggagaagagcttgtgttgggaccgggcggtcttgagcggtgggaccaccaggcggttgtctgaagaagaccgtaggtggcgggtgggggtgtaaggctgcaggagagacttgatgtagacgggtgcagtcccgttcactgctcggaaggtcaataccagggtcttgaatctgatacgggccatgataggtagccagtggagagagatgaggagcggggtaacatgggagcgtctgggtagattgtagaccaggcgggccgccgcgttctgaatcctctgaagagggtgggttgcacatgctgggagaccagcgagcagagagttgcaatagtccaacttggagaggacgagtgcttggactagcagctgggtggagtgatcagacaggtatctcctgatcttccggatgttgtagagggtgaatctacacgaccgggagactgcagcaatgtgggccgtgagggagagctcgtcgtccatggtaaccccaaggttcctggcagaggatgaaggggtcaccgtcgcagatcccagggtgattgagagatcgtgggagatggagggtttagccgggatgatgagaagttctgttttggcgaggttcagctggaggtggtgctcggtcatccaggcggagatgtctgtgaggcaggcctcaatcctagctgagatccccggatcggtcggggggaacgacaggtacagctgcgtgtcgtcagcgtagcagtggtaggagaagccatgggaggtgatgattggtccaagtgaggtggtgtacagagagaagaggaggggtccaaggacggagccctgtgggacaccagtggagagctggagagggcccgacagtttgcctccccaggaaacctggtaggatcttcccgacaggtaggatgagatccactggagtgcagtgccagtgatgcccatctcagaaagtctggcgagcaggatctggtggttaaccgtttcaaacgctgcagaaaggtccagcagaatgatgacggatgacctggaagccgctctggcagactggagggcagtggtgactgaaaggaggggagtctctgtggagtggccagtcttgaagcccgattggttggggtcaagcaggttgttctgagagagaaagttagacagttggttagatacagcacgttcaattgtttttgaaaggaagggtaacagtgataccggtctgtagttctggagaacggcagggttaagggagggttttttgagtagaggggtaactctagcctgtttgaaggcagaggggaaggtgccagaggtgagagaggagtttaggacatggagaagaaaagttatgatggagggggagatggtttgaaagagaggggagggtataggatcaaggggacaggaggtggggcgatgagagagaatgaggtcagagatctctgcctcagacaggggagaaaaagagtttagacatttagttgggtcagtcatggagggtgagagggtaggaaaggtgggtttagggaaccgactgctaatgtcggcgacttttttctcaaagaaggaggagaagtcgtctgctgtcagggtggagggagggggtgggggaggtgggttaagaagggtggagaaggtagagaaaagtttgtgggggtttgaagcagagttaattttgttcagaaagtagagggttttagcaccagttatgtgagaagagaaggatttgaggagggagtgatacttatcaaggtccagacctcctttggacttgcgccatctcctctcggctgcccgaagggtggaccgttcttcgcgaataacatccgtaagccacgggcaggagggagaagatcgtgcaggcctggttgacaggggacagagagagtcaagtgatgcagttaaagtggttaacaaggtgtcggtggcagtgttagtggggtgggacgagaactcgtcaatgggggggagggaggatgttacaatagaggagaaatgggagggggatagggagcggaggttgcgccggaaagttacaaggggaggggaggtagaaggagttggagggagagagatagagaattggataaagtagtgatcagaaatacctattgaccaatttagctgctatacccttaccctctgtcaaagaggcaaataattagcaaaacacaaatgaatgaaacaaactctggttacttacagtcagatggcagtcacgaagtacactcagtaagacactattagctctgaatctgattacagaagtcagggctgatttaaccaaattctacaatggccctaattatgtaaacaaagccagggtctcactcggcggcaagtaccctgaaactcgatctctagctagctacctattgaccaatttagctgctatacccttaccctctgtcaaaggttttttttttatcacaaagAGGATGTGCATACCAGcaggcccgtaacggaaacacatgaggcccccccgcagaataagcctgagagcccccccccaccaccaccaccacatatgtaacggataatgtaatacaaataccgacgggacgaacaggaccccgacgagatcaactgaactttttggaacattctgaagagccgtgtaataaatgcaggatatcaaaactcaagcttgtcttgtgagggaaatttattcaataagaaaaaaacgctcaaacggtttGCAGGTGAATAGCCCACACATGTGTgcgtcttttagcaaatctgtgtgcaaagtcttttaccacactctatacatctaaactgcgcgcacattcattttctatgctaaggatggccagacctgacagcctctcttgtgacatggattatgagatatgttttgatcagtttcatcttggaaaatgacctttcagcGCTTGCGACAGTCAAGGGTATTGTCCGTGGCTACATCAGGCACACTTGATAGtatggagttgtgttttattattagcgtgttcgctaaatcataaatggagccattttgtgtcgtgtgaatcttgtagaaagcaatgactgtacgttttacacgatcataatatgtatataactgaaatacaatgacttattgtaactttgattatgttttttgtatgtttaaatagtcaaacgcaatcgctgcaattgcacgatactactgtcgcatacgttatcatgtttgctaataatgtcagctatgtaggctaatatattttataattaagcacttctactttctcttttttttgtagtttcactccatttcaatgttgtcagcttgataggaagtcaataaaggagcaaggctaattttcctggctcttggaaaggaggctctgttgacgctaggaagcacaacacagacagagcagtagagctgtcaaagtataggctaacgttagctacgtggtacagtaatgttagctatagcaaacagtacaatacctgtctcttctggcagatgag encodes:
- the st6galnac5b gene encoding alpha-N-acetylgalactosaminide alpha-2,6-sialyltransferase 5b, whose product is MKTRVRHGVIGIIIITMGTSIMVYNLRFTRTSPYQSDAAAGPPNKKLGKTQKKTQRRLSSLLEGYTNINDQKPLRMHCNCCALVTSSGHLTSSQRGAEIDRTECVIRMNDAPTAGYHRDVGRRTSLRVIAHSSLQRVLLSKQELLNSSQDTVFLFWGPSNCMRKDGKGIVYNNLLLVNKMLPKLKVFIVSRLKMPKFDELFKKETGKDRRVSNSWLSTGWFTMAIALELCDSINVYGMVAPDFCRSFHHPSMPYHYYEPSGPDECAMYLSHEQGRGGSHHRFITEKTVFANWARTFNIHFYQPDWLPAPFPATNSSHIPGPAGS